In one window of Saprospiraceae bacterium DNA:
- a CDS encoding M28 family peptidase, with amino-acid sequence MKAQFIFLVWALLLNSGAAAQTNFSLSDPSLKNLLTGNFRSDSFDNRTILPNAELPANLVNLISVDSLKKHLEAIVSFQNRNTINDDVVFPEKGIRAARNYLISRLNAWNSEPGSSLIPGEFSFDYTMCQRLRHTQAFAVIPGTGDKRNELVIVEAHLDSRCEVLCDTACLAEGADDNASGCALLLEMARVMKSIKLNRTLVLIWTTGEEQGLGGARAFATFCKENNIVIKAVFNNDIVGGIECGMTSSPPGCPGPALVDSLRLRIFSAGITNSMPKNLARLTRLLVERNLAPVYPQAPVIDVMYGEDRTGRGGDHIPFREQGFTSIRFTSSYENGDGNPSQPGYEDRQHSTRDILGMDTNGDGKLDSFFVNFNYLRNNTLVNALSVSNAASNELSPFNLSLTAKPFTLIAEITNPQNAKQFVFGLRRINSVYFDTIFISDQPQVEITGLIPTQYYVAAAGIDDQNWLSMFGQEYNIRIPNNTSGSEEKNEAVELWQNKPNPFDELTMIPIQVNNLAVIKSAYLSIHNEEGKLIRNIPLELQHGMNEVMYDFGWHEYECGTYMYTLYINGKKVDSRKMLLLNY; translated from the coding sequence ATGAAAGCTCAATTCATCTTTTTAGTATGGGCATTATTGCTGAATTCTGGTGCTGCCGCACAAACTAACTTTAGCCTTTCAGACCCATCATTGAAAAATCTGCTTACCGGAAATTTTCGGAGCGATTCATTTGACAACAGAACGATACTTCCAAATGCAGAATTACCAGCCAATTTGGTCAATTTAATTTCAGTCGATTCTTTAAAAAAGCACCTGGAGGCCATTGTTTCTTTTCAAAACAGAAATACGATAAATGACGATGTCGTGTTTCCTGAAAAAGGAATTCGCGCAGCAAGAAATTATTTAATAAGTCGATTGAATGCCTGGAATTCTGAACCCGGATCATCGCTCATTCCTGGAGAATTCTCATTTGACTATACGATGTGCCAAAGATTAAGGCATACACAAGCATTTGCAGTGATTCCTGGCACAGGCGATAAAAGGAATGAATTGGTCATCGTTGAAGCGCATTTGGATAGTCGCTGTGAAGTGCTTTGTGATACTGCCTGCCTTGCTGAAGGTGCAGACGACAATGCAAGTGGATGCGCTTTGCTGTTGGAAATGGCAAGAGTTATGAAATCAATCAAACTAAACAGGACCTTGGTTTTGATCTGGACGACAGGTGAAGAACAAGGATTGGGAGGGGCCCGTGCTTTCGCGACTTTTTGCAAAGAGAACAACATCGTCATCAAAGCTGTATTCAACAATGATATAGTAGGCGGCATAGAATGCGGGATGACTTCTTCTCCTCCCGGCTGTCCGGGTCCGGCCCTCGTCGATAGTTTGAGATTGCGCATTTTTTCAGCAGGGATCACTAACAGTATGCCTAAAAATCTGGCCAGACTAACAAGGTTATTGGTTGAAAGGAATCTGGCACCAGTTTACCCTCAGGCGCCAGTTATTGATGTCATGTATGGCGAAGACAGAACCGGACGCGGAGGCGATCATATACCTTTTCGCGAACAAGGTTTTACTTCCATCCGATTTACTTCATCTTATGAAAACGGAGATGGCAATCCCAGTCAGCCCGGATATGAAGACCGGCAACACAGCACTCGCGATATCCTGGGAATGGATACAAATGGCGATGGTAAATTGGATAGTTTTTTTGTAAATTTTAATTATTTGCGCAACAACACCCTGGTCAATGCATTGTCTGTTTCCAATGCCGCAAGTAATGAGCTTAGTCCTTTCAATCTGTCTCTTACAGCCAAGCCATTTACCCTAATTGCTGAAATAACGAATCCTCAAAATGCAAAGCAGTTTGTTTTCGGTCTGCGCAGGATCAATAGTGTTTATTTTGATACAATCTTTATTTCTGACCAGCCTCAGGTGGAAATAACAGGCCTCATTCCTACGCAATATTATGTTGCGGCAGCGGGTATCGATGATCAGAATTGGTTGAGTATGTTCGGACAAGAATACAACATTCGCATACCAAATAATACCTCGGGAAGCGAAGAGAAAAACGAAGCAGTTGAATTGTGGCAAAACAAACCCAATCCATTTGATGAATTGACCATGATCCCTATACAGGTCAACAATCTTGCTGTGATCAAATCAGCTTATTTGAGCATTCACAACGAAGAAGGAAAATTAATTAGAAACATCCCTCTGGAATTACAGCATGGAATGAATGAGGTGATGTATGATTTTGGCTGGCATGAATACGAATGTGGAACCTATATGTATACACTCTACATCAATGGGAAAAAAGTGGATTCAAGAAAAATGCTTTTACTGAATTATTAA
- a CDS encoding formate--tetrahydrofolate ligase: protein MNQAKVPSDIEIAQSVKLTPVAKIAEKLNLNEDQLQLYGRYKAKLPLELIDEQKLKKCKLILVSAISPTPAGEGKTTTSIGLSEGLNKIGKKTTVVLREPSLGPVFGMKGGATGGGWSQVLPMEDINLHFTGDFAAVEKAHNLLAALIDNNLQNKKYGLGLDPRTISWKRVMDMNDRSLRKITIGLGGTGNGIPRETGFDITAASEIMAILCLAKDLRDLKTRMGNIFVGFTWDRRPIYARDLKAEGAMAALLKDAIKPNLVQTIEGNPAIIHGGPFANIAQGTNTIVATKMGMSLSDYVVTEAGFGFDLGAEKFLDIKCRTAGISPNAVVLVATVRALKYHGGKSLKKLSDPDAAAVGKGCENLEKHLENAKQFGLPAIVAINRFTADTDEELQTIKASCEKFGVEAVYSEVWAKGGDGALELAEKVAALADTWTSPFIPCYDNNWQPIEKIDAIARKIYGASKVEYSVEAKADLKKIESLNLTQLPVCIAKTQKSLSDNPDLIGRPKQFTLTVRQIEIAAGAGFIIPITGEMMRMPGLPDEPSAEKIDIDEHGVISGLF, encoded by the coding sequence ATGAATCAAGCGAAAGTACCCTCTGATATCGAAATTGCCCAGTCGGTAAAGCTGACTCCGGTCGCAAAAATAGCTGAAAAGCTGAATTTAAATGAAGATCAACTGCAGTTGTATGGCAGATACAAGGCTAAACTTCCCCTGGAGCTCATCGATGAGCAAAAACTTAAAAAGTGCAAGCTGATCCTGGTTTCAGCCATTTCTCCTACCCCTGCAGGAGAAGGCAAGACCACTACATCCATCGGATTGTCGGAAGGCCTCAATAAAATCGGTAAAAAAACGACAGTGGTTCTGAGGGAACCCTCTCTCGGACCGGTTTTCGGCATGAAGGGCGGCGCTACCGGTGGAGGATGGTCTCAGGTATTGCCCATGGAGGACATTAATCTACATTTTACCGGGGATTTTGCAGCGGTTGAAAAAGCACATAACTTGCTGGCGGCACTCATCGACAACAATCTTCAAAATAAAAAATACGGATTAGGTCTGGATCCAAGGACTATTTCCTGGAAAAGGGTTATGGACATGAACGATCGTTCGTTGCGAAAAATAACGATCGGACTTGGTGGAACCGGTAATGGAATTCCCAGAGAAACAGGATTTGATATCACAGCCGCTTCTGAAATCATGGCCATACTGTGTCTGGCTAAGGATCTCAGGGATTTAAAAACACGCATGGGAAACATTTTTGTGGGCTTCACCTGGGACAGAAGACCGATTTACGCACGCGATCTCAAAGCTGAAGGAGCCATGGCCGCTTTGTTGAAAGACGCGATCAAACCCAATCTCGTGCAGACCATTGAGGGAAATCCAGCCATTATCCATGGTGGACCTTTTGCAAATATTGCTCAAGGCACCAACACCATAGTCGCCACAAAAATGGGAATGTCATTATCTGATTATGTAGTGACTGAAGCCGGTTTTGGATTTGATCTCGGAGCAGAAAAATTCCTCGATATCAAATGCCGGACAGCAGGAATATCCCCGAATGCCGTGGTCCTTGTAGCTACAGTGAGAGCTCTGAAGTATCATGGAGGAAAGTCTTTAAAAAAATTGTCTGACCCAGATGCAGCGGCTGTTGGCAAAGGCTGTGAAAATCTGGAAAAACATCTTGAAAATGCCAAACAATTTGGATTACCCGCCATTGTTGCCATCAACCGTTTCACTGCGGATACTGACGAAGAATTGCAAACGATCAAAGCTTCGTGTGAAAAATTCGGAGTTGAAGCCGTTTATTCAGAAGTATGGGCAAAAGGTGGCGATGGAGCCTTGGAACTTGCAGAAAAAGTAGCAGCACTCGCAGATACATGGACCAGTCCGTTTATACCCTGTTACGACAACAACTGGCAACCCATTGAAAAAATTGATGCCATTGCAAGAAAAATTTATGGGGCTTCCAAAGTTGAGTATTCAGTAGAAGCAAAGGCTGATCTTAAAAAAATAGAAAGTTTAAATTTAACACAACTTCCGGTTTGCATTGCAAAAACGCAAAAATCACTTTCTGACAACCCGGATCTCATTGGAAGACCAAAACAATTCACACTAACGGTGAGACAAATTGAAATCGCGGCAGGCGCTGGATTTATCATACCGATCACCGGAGAAATGATGCGTATGCCTGGTTTACCGGACGAACCTTCCGCAGAAAAAATTGACATCGATGAGCATGGGGTGATCAGCGGGTTGTTTTAA
- a CDS encoding PD40 domain-containing protein, giving the protein MTPIVFGALIFFLGCKAKEEQKPEVPVSHAGTNIDSAAGVVHYPEEIHLKNVKQLTFGGNNAEAYWSSDGQMLVFQSDNPKWGVSCDQIFVFNPFTEDLSKNPPKRISLRDGRTTCAYFLPGDSLIIFASTHSDTIGCPHVPPRKQGGKYVWPIYKSYDIYAADLRGNLRIQYTNSEGYDAEPTVSPKGDKIVYTALRQGDLNLWTMDVTGKNKKQVTFLPGYDGGAFFSPDGNSLVFRASRPPTSEKRMEYYKLLAEGLVEPTEMEIFTCNVDGTNLKQITQLGKANWAPFYHPSGKKIVFSSNHASERGYQFNLFMINTDGTGLEKITFDKTFDSFPMFSPDGKKIVWSSNRNNGGTHDTNLFMADWVD; this is encoded by the coding sequence ATGACACCAATTGTGTTTGGAGCCTTAATTTTCTTTTTAGGCTGTAAAGCAAAAGAAGAGCAAAAACCCGAAGTACCGGTCTCCCATGCAGGCACAAATATCGATAGTGCGGCCGGAGTGGTCCATTATCCCGAAGAAATTCACCTCAAAAATGTTAAACAGCTGACCTTCGGAGGAAACAATGCCGAAGCTTATTGGAGCTCTGATGGGCAAATGTTGGTTTTTCAATCCGATAATCCGAAATGGGGTGTTTCCTGCGATCAGATCTTTGTTTTTAATCCATTCACTGAAGATCTTTCTAAAAATCCTCCGAAAAGAATCTCACTGAGAGATGGACGGACCACTTGTGCTTACTTTTTGCCTGGAGATTCTTTAATCATATTTGCTTCGACACATTCGGATACGATTGGTTGTCCACACGTTCCACCGCGCAAACAAGGGGGAAAATACGTCTGGCCGATTTATAAATCCTACGACATTTATGCCGCCGATCTTCGCGGTAATTTGAGAATCCAGTACACCAATTCCGAAGGTTATGATGCAGAACCAACCGTGTCTCCGAAAGGAGATAAAATTGTTTATACGGCCCTCAGACAAGGAGATTTGAATCTATGGACCATGGATGTCACGGGAAAAAATAAGAAGCAGGTAACCTTCCTTCCCGGGTATGACGGAGGCGCATTTTTTTCGCCCGATGGAAATTCATTGGTTTTCAGAGCTTCAAGGCCGCCTACTTCAGAAAAGCGAATGGAATACTATAAATTGTTGGCGGAAGGATTGGTTGAACCTACCGAAATGGAAATCTTTACCTGTAATGTCGATGGGACCAATCTTAAACAGATCACCCAATTAGGTAAAGCCAACTGGGCGCCATTTTATCATCCTTCAGGTAAAAAGATTGTATTTTCTTCAAACCACGCCAGTGAAAGGGGCTATCAATTTAATTTGTTTATGATCAATACGGATGGCACAGGTCTGGAGAAAATTACTTTTGATAAGACTTTTGATTCTTTCCCCATGTTTTCACCCGACGGCAAAAAAATTGTATGGTCATCCAACAGAAATAATGGAGGAACGCACGATACCAATTTGTTTATGGCAGATTGGGTAGATTGA
- a CDS encoding endonuclease, which translates to MQNCDIYQMFLLKKTLAISIVLYFFECSMPACQYQQQKIFPTDSGYFLIQKLVMAYKPVNVLDYSAARVKMYKEIYNRTDSVDCVYTRHSLYLDPNYSDPIGYLSKNGNDNGINCEHSFPQSKGAENGNAKSDMHHLYPARAAVNEARSNYPFGEIDDNKTSKWFYKSQSQNFIPTKDKDEYSESISGLFEPREDHKGNVARAIFYFFNMYELQADAAFFENMKSTLCSWHLKDPVDSIEYHRTFLIAKYQDQKPNPFVLDCSLARRCYCPTLPECHAITQTENQHATPFRVHPNPCNEQLFVETNVFIRDQEVQLFDMHGILRLKKRFNASGTSKFELNLQEIPSGFYTLTISAEGRLLNKARVLKY; encoded by the coding sequence ATGCAAAATTGCGATATTTACCAAATGTTTTTACTAAAGAAAACCCTGGCTATTTCGATTGTGCTTTATTTCTTTGAATGCTCCATGCCCGCATGCCAGTATCAGCAGCAAAAAATATTTCCAACAGACAGCGGATATTTCCTGATCCAAAAACTTGTGATGGCATATAAACCTGTCAATGTATTGGATTACAGCGCAGCGCGCGTGAAGATGTACAAGGAAATATACAACAGAACGGACAGCGTGGATTGTGTTTATACGAGGCACAGTCTTTACCTCGATCCCAATTATTCGGATCCGATTGGTTATTTATCAAAAAATGGAAACGACAACGGCATCAACTGCGAACATAGTTTCCCGCAAAGCAAGGGCGCAGAGAATGGAAATGCAAAATCCGATATGCATCATTTGTATCCGGCAAGAGCTGCTGTTAACGAAGCAAGAAGTAATTATCCATTTGGTGAAATTGACGACAACAAAACCAGCAAATGGTTTTACAAATCACAATCGCAGAATTTTATCCCAACAAAAGACAAAGACGAATACAGTGAATCCATCAGCGGACTGTTTGAACCACGCGAAGATCATAAAGGGAATGTTGCGCGGGCTATTTTTTACTTTTTCAATATGTATGAATTGCAGGCCGACGCAGCATTTTTTGAAAACATGAAATCAACTTTATGCTCCTGGCATTTGAAGGATCCGGTCGATTCTATTGAATATCACAGAACTTTTCTCATTGCAAAATATCAGGATCAGAAACCCAATCCATTTGTATTGGATTGCAGCCTGGCGAGAAGGTGTTACTGTCCTACCCTTCCTGAATGCCATGCGATCACGCAAACAGAAAATCAACATGCCACACCTTTTAGGGTTCATCCCAATCCCTGCAACGAACAGTTGTTCGTAGAAACGAATGTTTTCATCAGAGATCAAGAGGTACAACTTTTTGACATGCACGGAATTTTAAGACTCAAGAAACGATTCAACGCATCCGGTACATCTAAATTTGAATTAAATCTGCAAGAAATTCCGTCCGGATTTTACACTTTGACAATCTCAGCTGAAGGAAGACTTTTAAACAAAGCAAGAGTGCTGAAATATTAA
- a CDS encoding MmcQ/YjbR family DNA-binding protein, whose amino-acid sequence MNIEEFREYCLNKPHVTEDFPFGPETLVYKVKGKIFAITGLNDERFKVNLKCEPEKAILLRDSYTEVQPGYHMNKKHWNTVDFEGRVGNQLLKEWIDHSFHLVVKSLKFKDQFECR is encoded by the coding sequence ATGAACATTGAAGAATTCAGGGAATACTGTCTGAACAAGCCTCATGTGACCGAAGACTTTCCATTTGGGCCGGAAACACTGGTTTATAAAGTGAAAGGCAAAATATTTGCAATCACGGGGCTGAACGATGAACGCTTTAAAGTAAACCTCAAGTGCGAGCCTGAAAAAGCCATATTGCTCCGGGATTCTTATACCGAAGTTCAACCCGGCTACCACATGAATAAGAAACATTGGAATACCGTCGACTTTGAAGGACGGGTTGGAAATCAATTGCTCAAGGAATGGATTGATCATTCCTTTCATTTGGTAGTAAAATCTTTGAAATTTAAAGACCAATTTGAATGCCGGTAA
- a CDS encoding FAD-binding oxidoreductase — MPVTDYLIVGAGVAGLTLSEYMDASQLDFYLMDSDLPGKSTAVSAGLINPVTGIRFVLSWKFPELENEFIRFYRSLENKYQIKLLAVIPLYQHLKSDLECNAWMIRNQDPLYEKYIAEITLDFPDTFVAKKGMHFGIMKNAWRVDARSLLTVVSNSVRQLGKWIDEVFDYSQLVHSNGQLLYKDLVIKKAIVFAEGFRIIHNPYFNKLPFMPLKGDCTIFYSKELKWEFILKDEFAIVPMGDDFYWCGSNFSMHDDGVHVDPKLARERRLFIESYLHVDYEIINDFSGIRPAIRDRRPVIGFHPADGQLGIFNGLGTKGFSLAPYMAKLFTEHLIQGSMLPKEVSILRFLKYFH; from the coding sequence ATGCCGGTAACCGATTATCTGATCGTTGGAGCTGGAGTTGCAGGATTGACGCTTTCAGAATACATGGATGCATCGCAGCTGGACTTTTACCTGATGGATTCTGACCTTCCCGGAAAATCTACCGCGGTAAGTGCAGGTTTAATAAATCCCGTCACAGGGATCCGCTTTGTGCTGAGTTGGAAATTTCCGGAACTCGAAAATGAATTCATCCGGTTTTACCGGTCTCTTGAAAACAAATATCAGATTAAACTTTTGGCGGTTATTCCTTTGTATCAACACCTGAAATCAGATCTTGAATGTAATGCCTGGATGATCAGAAATCAGGACCCCTTATACGAAAAATATATCGCCGAAATCACATTGGATTTTCCAGATACGTTTGTGGCCAAAAAGGGAATGCACTTCGGAATTATGAAGAATGCCTGGAGGGTCGATGCGCGAAGTTTACTAACAGTTGTTAGTAATAGTGTCAGACAGCTTGGAAAATGGATAGATGAAGTATTTGATTATAGTCAATTAGTGCACAGCAATGGTCAACTTTTGTACAAGGATCTCGTGATTAAAAAGGCCATCGTTTTTGCAGAAGGTTTCAGGATAATTCACAATCCATATTTCAACAAATTGCCTTTTATGCCATTAAAGGGCGATTGTACTATTTTTTATTCGAAAGAGCTGAAATGGGAATTCATTTTGAAAGATGAGTTTGCAATTGTTCCTATGGGCGATGATTTTTATTGGTGCGGGTCCAATTTTTCCATGCACGACGATGGTGTTCATGTAGATCCCAAACTTGCCCGTGAGCGACGCTTATTTATTGAAAGTTATCTTCATGTAGATTACGAAATCATTAATGATTTTTCAGGTATTCGCCCAGCCATTCGCGACAGGAGACCAGTCATTGGTTTTCATCCTGCAGACGGCCAACTGGGCATTTTCAACGGATTGGGTACCAAAGGATTTTCTCTGGCTCCGTATATGGCTAAACTTTTTACCGAGCATTTGATTCAGGGCTCCATGTTGCCTAAAGAGGTTTCGATTTTAAGGTTTTTAAAATATTTCCACTAA
- a CDS encoding Re/Si-specific NAD(P)(+) transhydrogenase subunit alpha, with protein MILGILKESREGELRVSGTPQVVKQLIAKGYQVCVEKSAGLGSAFRDQDYELAGAQIINDKNELLQKVDLAVKINPPTSEEIKAGKPGLSWMSLMYHLLNPELCQQIAAAGQSAISMDAIPRISRAQSMDVLSSQSNLAGYKAVLLGSDYMTRAFPLMMTAAGTVTPAKVLIYGVGVAGLQAIATAKRLGAVVEATDVRAETKEQAESLGAKFISVEDNSVTTEGGYAKEVTAEYLEKQKAAVNKSLFNADLVITTALVMGKKAPTLITADQVHQMKYGSVIVDMAAEQGGNCELTKTGEIVQANGVRIVGITNLPSSLATNASELYAKNIYNLLTHLSTKDGWVDDFNEEITQATRIVHQGKILK; from the coding sequence ATGATTCTTGGGATTCTCAAAGAGAGCAGGGAAGGGGAGTTGAGGGTGTCAGGGACACCACAGGTGGTTAAACAATTGATTGCAAAAGGCTACCAGGTATGTGTTGAAAAATCAGCAGGTCTTGGATCTGCTTTCAGAGATCAGGACTACGAACTGGCCGGGGCTCAAATTATAAATGACAAAAATGAGTTGTTGCAAAAAGTGGACCTTGCTGTTAAAATCAACCCACCTACCTCTGAGGAGATCAAAGCAGGAAAACCAGGTTTAAGCTGGATGAGTTTGATGTACCATTTATTGAATCCCGAGTTGTGTCAGCAAATCGCCGCTGCCGGGCAATCCGCAATTTCAATGGATGCCATTCCGCGGATCTCCAGAGCCCAGAGCATGGATGTGTTGAGCAGCCAGAGTAATTTAGCCGGGTACAAGGCAGTGCTGCTTGGTTCTGATTACATGACCCGGGCATTTCCTTTGATGATGACTGCGGCCGGCACGGTAACACCTGCGAAAGTTTTGATTTATGGCGTTGGTGTTGCAGGATTGCAAGCCATTGCCACAGCGAAAAGATTGGGTGCTGTCGTGGAAGCCACAGACGTAAGAGCGGAGACTAAGGAACAGGCTGAATCGCTCGGTGCAAAATTCATTTCCGTAGAAGATAATAGCGTAACCACAGAGGGCGGATATGCAAAAGAAGTTACCGCTGAATATCTCGAAAAGCAAAAAGCCGCAGTCAACAAATCTTTGTTCAATGCCGACCTGGTGATCACAACTGCCTTGGTGATGGGCAAGAAAGCTCCAACATTGATCACGGCTGATCAGGTGCATCAGATGAAATACGGTTCCGTAATAGTAGATATGGCAGCCGAGCAGGGAGGAAATTGCGAGTTGACCAAAACAGGAGAAATCGTACAGGCAAACGGCGTGCGCATAGTGGGTATTACCAATTTACCTTCGAGTCTTGCCACCAATGCAAGCGAGTTGTATGCTAAAAATATTTACAATTTACTCACCCACCTTTCAACAAAAGACGGATGGGTCGATGATTTTAACGAAGAGATCACTCAAGCCACACGTATTGTTCACCAGGGAAAAATTTTAAAATAA
- a CDS encoding NAD(P) transhydrogenase subunit alpha, producing the protein MGILQLISENIEMIYLIILMIFVGIELISHVPSVLHTPLMSGANAIHGVVIIGAIIVMGQAQETLHLILGFIAVVLGTLNVVGGFVVTDRMLEMFKKKK; encoded by the coding sequence ATGGGTATTCTACAATTGATCAGTGAAAACATTGAAATGATCTACCTGATCATTCTCATGATATTTGTGGGTATTGAACTGATATCACACGTGCCTTCTGTTTTACATACACCGCTCATGTCTGGTGCCAATGCCATACATGGAGTGGTTATCATTGGAGCCATTATTGTAATGGGCCAGGCTCAGGAAACGCTGCATTTGATTTTGGGATTTATAGCAGTTGTTCTGGGGACTCTGAATGTCGTTGGAGGATTTGTGGTGACAGATCGAATGTTGGAAATGTTTAAGAAGAAAAAATAA
- a CDS encoding NAD(P)(+) transhydrogenase (Re/Si-specific) subunit beta gives MEHILEILYLIAAVTFMVGLKMLSKPDSARNGNTIAAVGMTLAIFATIFLYTNSEGQHLGNLLWIFVALIVGTAIGYVMAKKVQMTAMPQMVSFFNGMGGACAAMISLIEYGHLAHDPNLASSETFSQKIVIILAGLVIGSVSFAGSMIAFGKLEGKINDWSIKGQQFLNIGLLLAILVSSVLFAVGQLGGDLWFYTILALSLIYGLLFVFPIGGADMPVVISLLNSFTGVAAACGGFLYDNYVMLIGGILVGSAGTILTVAMCKAMNRSLTNVLVGNFGGGSSGGGSGLNVQGNIKEIGMSDAAVLMKYAKKVVIVPGYGLAVAQAQHVCHEIENLLEEEGVVVKYAIHPVAGRMPGHMNVLLAESNVSYDKLVEMEDINPEFATTDVVLVVGANDVVNPAAKTDPASPIYGMPILDVEDSKSIIVLKRSMKAGYAGIDNALFFEPKTFMLFGDAKESLTKLVSEIKSN, from the coding sequence ATGGAACATATACTGGAGATCCTATACTTGATAGCCGCTGTAACATTTATGGTTGGACTCAAAATGTTAAGCAAACCCGATTCTGCGAGAAATGGAAATACCATTGCAGCTGTAGGCATGACGCTGGCTATTTTTGCAACTATTTTTTTATACACCAATAGCGAAGGCCAGCATCTTGGAAATCTGCTCTGGATTTTTGTTGCACTGATCGTCGGAACTGCCATTGGTTATGTGATGGCTAAAAAAGTCCAAATGACTGCCATGCCACAAATGGTATCTTTTTTCAATGGAATGGGAGGTGCTTGTGCCGCGATGATCTCTTTGATCGAATATGGACACCTCGCCCACGACCCAAACCTGGCTTCGAGCGAAACCTTTTCTCAAAAAATCGTCATCATTCTGGCAGGTTTGGTCATCGGTTCTGTTTCTTTTGCAGGGAGTATGATCGCCTTTGGTAAATTGGAGGGTAAAATAAACGACTGGAGTATTAAAGGGCAACAGTTTCTGAATATCGGTTTGCTGCTTGCGATATTAGTTTCTTCGGTTCTTTTTGCCGTCGGACAACTTGGTGGAGATCTTTGGTTTTACACAATTCTGGCTTTGTCCCTGATCTATGGATTACTTTTTGTTTTTCCGATAGGAGGAGCAGATATGCCTGTTGTCATTTCCTTATTAAATTCATTTACAGGCGTAGCTGCAGCTTGCGGAGGTTTCTTGTACGACAATTATGTAATGCTGATCGGAGGAATTTTAGTGGGTTCTGCCGGAACGATTTTGACAGTGGCCATGTGCAAGGCCATGAATCGCTCGCTGACCAATGTTTTAGTTGGTAATTTTGGGGGAGGAAGCTCAGGTGGTGGTTCGGGCCTTAATGTCCAGGGTAATATCAAAGAAATTGGGATGTCGGATGCTGCAGTCTTGATGAAATATGCAAAGAAAGTGGTTATTGTTCCCGGTTATGGATTGGCTGTGGCTCAGGCACAACACGTTTGTCATGAAATCGAAAATCTGCTCGAGGAAGAAGGAGTGGTGGTAAAATATGCCATACATCCTGTTGCCGGACGGATGCCCGGTCATATGAACGTATTGTTGGCTGAAAGTAACGTCAGTTATGACAAACTCGTTGAAATGGAGGACATCAACCCTGAATTTGCTACAACAGATGTCGTTCTTGTGGTGGGCGCAAATGACGTGGTTAATCCTGCTGCCAAAACCGACCCTGCAAGCCCAATATACGGCATGCCGATTCTGGATGTTGAAGATTCAAAGAGTATTATTGTTCTAAAACGTTCCATGAAGGCCGGATATGCAGGAATTGACAACGCCTTGTTCTTTGAACCCAAGACCTTTATGTTATTTGGGGACGCAAAAGAATCGCTTACGAAACTCGTTTCTGAGATCAAAAGCAACTAA